The region ATGAGCGCCAGGGCATCCCGAGCGGCGTACCGGTCCTCGGCGATCACGAAAGCGACTTCCTGGCCCTGGAAACGCACCTTGTCCGTGGCGAGCACGGCCTGTGTGTCGTAGGACAGGGTCGGCATCCAGGCGAGACCGAGCCCGTCGAGCGTCTGGCCGGTGATCACCGCCCGGACCTTCGGGTGGGCTTCGGCCGCCCTGGTGTCGATCGACACGATCCTCGCGTGCGCGAGCGGACTGCGCAGCACCGCGCCGTGCAGCATCCCCGGCAACTGCACGTCGTCGATGTAGGTCCCGCGCCCGCGGATGAACCGGGCGTCCTCTTTCCGGTGCATGGGGCCGAATCCCATCGGCGCCCCGTGTTCTTCTACTGCCGTCATGCCCGCACCTCCTCGGCGGCGGACCGCTGGCCGGGCACTGCGGATTCGTCGGCCTCCGCGACCGCAGCCGGCGCGCCAGATCCGTGCTCGGCGGCCCAGCGGATCGAGCGGACGATGTTCTCGTAGCCCGTGCATCTGCAGACCTGGCCCGAGATCGCTTCCCGGATGGTCTCCTCGGAAGGGTCCGGGTCGTGGTTGAGCAGCCAGCGGCCGGTCATCAGCATGGCGGGCGTGCAGAATCCGCACTGCAGTCCGTGGCATTCGACGAAGCCCTGCTGGATGGGATCGAGCCCGGATTCTGTCTCCAGGCCTTCCACCGTGCGGACGTCGCAACCGTCGGCCATCACCGCCAAAACCGTGCACGCCTTCACCGGCATTGCGTCCAGCCACACGACGCAGGCACCGCAGTTGGAGGTGTCGCAGCCCCAATGTGTGCCGGTGAGTCCGAGGTGGTCGCGGAGGAAATGCACCAGCAGCAGCCGCGGTTCGACGTCCTGGGTGCACTCCCGGCCGTTCACGGTCGTGGTGATCTGCATGTCAGGCCTCCTCGCCGCGCGAGCGGGCGGTCGCCTTGCGCAACGCGCGAGTCACGAGGACGCCCGCGAGGTGCCGCTTGTAGTCCTCCGGTCCGCGCTGGTCGGAAACCGGATTGCAGTGCTGGGCGGCGATCCGCCCGGCCTCGACGAACTGCTCTTCGCTAGCGGGCCTGCCGCGCAGGACGTCCTCGGCCTCCGCAGCGACGAATCCGGCGGCGCCGACCGAGGTCAGGCCGATCCCGACCTCGCGAACCCGATCCCGATCCCGATCGAGCTCCAGCACGGCACCGGCGGCGGCCACCGGCCAGTCCCCGACGCGGCGCTCCACCTTCTGGTAGGCGCTGGCGTGCGACCGGATCGGAACGCGGATTTCCACCAGCAGTTCGCCTGGCTCGACCACGGTCTCGTAGGGGCCGGTAAAGAACTGCCGGATCGCCACGTTCCGGCGTCCTCCGGCGCTTTCGACCACGAGCACGGCCCGCAGGGCGGCGAAGGCCGCCGACAGATCCTCCGAGGGATCGGCCTGGCACAGCGATCCGCCGACTGTGCCGCGGTTGCGCACGATCGGGTCAGCGATCAAGCGTTCCGCGTCGCGCAGGATCGGGAGGTGCTCGCCGACGACGGGGGAGGCGAGCAATTCGGCGTGCCGGACGATCGCACCGATGGACAGCTCGTCTCCGTCCACGCTGATCCTGGCGAGTTGGGTGAGTCCGTTGATGTCCACCAGAGCCGTTGGCTCGGCCATCCGCAGCTTCATCATCGGCAGCAGGCTCTGCCCGCCCGCCACCACCCTCGCCTCGGGCCCGTACCGGGCGAGCAGGGCAAGCGCGTCGGCCACGCTCGCAGCCTTCTCGTATTGGAACGTCGCTGGTACCTGCATGCGTCCCTCCCGTCGACGGGGCCGCGCGAATGTGACGCTCTGCCGACGGCCCGCCCTCCGCAAGGGGCGTAAGTACCTACCTCGACACGGTGGCACGACCGCAGGGACTCCCGACCGCGCCCTCACGCGTCGACGGCGATCCGAATCGACGCCGCAGCAGCAACAATCGCCACCGGCGTCACGCGCTCACCAACGATGGCCACGGAGGAGGGGCTGCTCCTTAGTTTGGCAGCCGGACCAAGGGGACTGAGGGTTCATCCTGGGCAGGGAGTCCAGGTCCCCGGATCTCCATTGAATCTCCGGATCCATATGCATAGCACTCGCAGGAGCCGACCATCCAAGGGGAGGAAAGGGGACATGATCATGGCGAATCCAGGACAACCGACGATCCAGCGCGGCAGCAAGGGTGAGCCTGTGAAGCGTGCCCAACGAGCACTGCGTCGCGGCCGTTCCCCCGAGCTCATTGTCGACGGCGTCTTCGGCCGAGCGACCGAAGAGTGTGTCAAGCGGTTCCAGGAACGTGCGGGCCTGCGCCCCGACGGCATTGTCGGTTCCAAGACGTGGGCAGCGTTGCCGGATGGCAGTGCCATGCCGGTACTCAAGAACGGCTCGACCGGTCGAGTCGTCAGCCGGTTGCAGACCGTGCTCACCGACGAGGCTCCGAGCAGGTGGCAGATCACTCCACAGGGAATCGACGGCATTTTCGGCCGGAAAACCAAGGCATCGGTGGAGGCGTTACAGGATTGGGCTGACATACCAGTCGAC is a window of Saccharopolyspora phatthalungensis DNA encoding:
- a CDS encoding (2Fe-2S)-binding protein; this translates as MQITTTVNGRECTQDVEPRLLLVHFLRDHLGLTGTHWGCDTSNCGACVVWLDAMPVKACTVLAVMADGCDVRTVEGLETESGLDPIQQGFVECHGLQCGFCTPAMLMTGRWLLNHDPDPSEETIREAISGQVCRCTGYENIVRSIRWAAEHGSGAPAAVAEADESAVPGQRSAAEEVRA
- a CDS encoding FAD binding domain-containing protein, which gives rise to MQVPATFQYEKAASVADALALLARYGPEARVVAGGQSLLPMMKLRMAEPTALVDINGLTQLARISVDGDELSIGAIVRHAELLASPVVGEHLPILRDAERLIADPIVRNRGTVGGSLCQADPSEDLSAAFAALRAVLVVESAGGRRNVAIRQFFTGPYETVVEPGELLVEIRVPIRSHASAYQKVERRVGDWPVAAAGAVLELDRDRDRVREVGIGLTSVGAAGFVAAEAEDVLRGRPASEEQFVEAGRIAAQHCNPVSDQRGPEDYKRHLAGVLVTRALRKATARSRGEEA
- a CDS encoding peptidoglycan-binding domain-containing protein; the encoded protein is MIMANPGQPTIQRGSKGEPVKRAQRALRRGRSPELIVDGVFGRATEECVKRFQERAGLRPDGIVGSKTWAALPDGSAMPVLKNGSTGRVVSRLQTVLTDEAPSRWQITPQGIDGIFGRKTKASVEALQDWADIPVDGVVGDRTWGVELAGAGGIFERFVGLEFAEAPVAH